ACGCTCAACTGTATGCTTCATTGTCATAGCATACAAGGCTTTATCGGCTTGTGCACGTAAAGCTCTGACAGCAGGTCCCTTACCGGTATTCAACATTTTCATCTGAATATAAGTTTTATCAATATTTTTACCCATCTCTCCACCAAGGGCATCAATCTCACGGACAACAATCCCCTTGGCAGATCCCCCAATAGAAGGATTACATGGCATAAAAGCCAACATCTCTAGGTTAATAGTCGCTAATAAAACCTTACATCCCATGCGGGCTGCAGCTAAGCTAGCTTCCACACCAGCGTGACCAGCACCAACAACAATTACATCAAAATTTTCATCAAACTCGTAAGACATTTTTTAGATTTATGCAGTGATTTACAATCAACTGCCCATCCTTTCCTTGTTTTTTCCTACAAAAATAGCCAAAACTCCAGAAAACTGTACGCAAAAACGCACAATTCTCATGAGCTTTGACCATCATGACTATTGTTAAAGTTATTTTATCAAATCAAATCGTTTTGTCAATGAAAATCACTATTTAATCAAGGTCTGAACACTGACGATAATCATCTGTATACCTATGGAGAATAGTAAAAGTCCCATCATTTTCGTTATAATTTTCATCAAATTTTCTCCCAAGAAGCCTGCAATTTGTTTTGCACTTCTTAACAGGAGATAAGTGATGACACATAGTAGAGCAAAAGCAACTACGGTTATCAGTTGATTCTGCAAACCTCCATTAGCCAGACTTAAAGCAGTTGTAATTGTACCTGGTCCTGCAAAAAGTGGCATTGCAAGAGGAGAAATAGCAATAGACATTGGGTCTGAATTTACTGCTTGCTGCTCCATTCCTTTATAGCTAGGTGAATGATTACCATTAATCATATGATAACCGATAACAGCCACTAATATTCCGCCAGCAATTCTGAAAGAAACAATTGTAATTCCAAATACTTTAAAAATGAAATCTCCTGAAAAGATAAAAACAGTTATAATAACAAAGGCAATCAAAAGACTCCTAAAAGCAATTTTTCGTGAAATTTTTTGACTATCATCTGCTACTAAAGCCATGTAAGCAGGAAGATTTGAAATTGGGTTCATTATAGCGAAAAATGCCATAAATGCATAAAAAAAATTGAGAACTCATCGTTTTTACTTAACTCCTTAACTCCAGTTAGATATACTGACAAACTTTTCCGTCTTTATACGCTTGGTCAATAATACCGCCGCCCAAACATTCCTGACCATCATAGAAAACAACGGCTTGACCAGGTGTAATAGCACGCTGAGGTTCAGCAAAAATAACCTCTGCTTTATCACCCTTAACCTTTACAGTAACTTTACTATCAGGTTGACGATAACGGAATTTTGCTGTGCATTCCATTTCAAATTCTTCTGACATATCTCGAGTAAAGTGAATCATTGAAGCGTCAAGTGAAGTTGACATCAATGACTCATGGTGGAAACCTTGACCTACGTAAAGAATATTTTTAGAAAGATCTTTCCCTACTACAAACCAAGGAGCATTATCTCCGCCTTTTTGGCCACCAATACCCATACCACCACGTTGACCAATGGTATAATACATGAGTCCGTTGTGTTCACCCATATCACGACCATCTACAGTCATCATACGACCTTTTTGAGCTGGTAAGTATTGACTAAGAAACTCTTTAAAGTTTTTTTCACCAATAAAACAAATGCCTGTTGAATCTTTTTTCTTGGCTGTTGCAAGACCTGCACGTTCAGCAATCTCACGAACTTCTGGCTTTTGTAGATGTCCTAAAGGAAACATCGTTTTCTGCAACTGCTCTTGCGAAAGTTGACTAAGGAAGTAGGTTTGATCTTTATTGTTATCTGCACCACGCAACATATGGACAATGCCGTCTTCATCGCGAACAACTTGAGCGTAATGTCCTGTAGCCACATAATCCGCTCCCAATGTCATCGCATAATCTAAGAAAGCCTTAAACTTGATTTCCTTATTACACATAACGTCTGGATTAGGGGTACGGCCTGCACGGTACTCTGCTAAGAAATACTCAAATACACGATCCCAGTACTCTTTTTCAAAGTTGACAGAGTAATAGGGGATACCAATCTGATCAGCTACTGCTGCTACATCTTTATAATCTTCGGTTGCTGTACACACACCAAATTCATCTGTGTCATCCCAGTTTTTCATGAAAACACCGATTACATCATAACCTTGCTCTTTTAAAAGTAAGGCTGTTACTGATGAATCAACGCCACCACTCATACCGACAACAACACGTGTTTTTGAATTATCAGTCATAGATAACTCCTCCCATCAAATAAAAATTAACATAGACTTGAAGGGTCTAGTTATTCAAATATCGATTTGAAGGTCGATTTTGAAGCGTAAAAGCACGCAAGCTTAATTATATCATGATTAAAGAATAATGCAAAAAGGTTACCACTAGGCAACCTTTTTGATACTTATTTTTGTGTAAAGCCACTGTAAACCTATTACTACCAAGACTATTATTGG
Above is a window of Streptococcus salivarius DNA encoding:
- the mnmA gene encoding tRNA 2-thiouridine(34) synthase MnmA; amino-acid sequence: MTDNSKTRVVVGMSGGVDSSVTALLLKEQGYDVIGVFMKNWDDTDEFGVCTATEDYKDVAAVADQIGIPYYSVNFEKEYWDRVFEYFLAEYRAGRTPNPDVMCNKEIKFKAFLDYAMTLGADYVATGHYAQVVRDEDGIVHMLRGADNNKDQTYFLSQLSQEQLQKTMFPLGHLQKPEVREIAERAGLATAKKKDSTGICFIGEKNFKEFLSQYLPAQKGRMMTVDGRDMGEHNGLMYYTIGQRGGMGIGGQKGGDNAPWFVVGKDLSKNILYVGQGFHHESLMSTSLDASMIHFTRDMSEEFEMECTAKFRYRQPDSKVTVKVKGDKAEVIFAEPQRAITPGQAVVFYDGQECLGGGIIDQAYKDGKVCQYI